The following are encoded in a window of Jatrophihabitans sp. genomic DNA:
- a CDS encoding LLM class F420-dependent oxidoreductase, producing the protein MKLGLNLGYWGMGNDADNLALAREADVLGYSCAWAAEAYGSDAPTVLAWVGAQTEQIGLGSSILQIPARSPAMTAMTAATLDTLSGGRFRLGLGVSGPQVSEGWHGVRFSQPLARTREYVDIVNLALTRNRVRYEGQHYTLPLPDGPGKALQLTVHPVREHIPIYLASVGPKNLELTGEIADGWLAIFLSTDYVGEQLALISAGRAKAGKDLAGFDVVASVPLLIGEDIRALAEPVRGYAALYIGGMGSKDVNFYNQLAVRMGYQAEAAEIQSRFLAREYEAAAAAVPFEFIDSTSLLGPPTRIAERMAEFAAAGVTTLNVMPYGGSLEERLTSLRTAAEALRESGAAT; encoded by the coding sequence GTGAAACTCGGACTGAACCTCGGCTACTGGGGCATGGGTAACGATGCCGATAACCTGGCTCTGGCCCGGGAAGCCGATGTTCTCGGCTACTCCTGTGCCTGGGCGGCCGAGGCCTACGGCTCTGACGCCCCCACGGTGCTGGCCTGGGTCGGCGCGCAGACCGAGCAGATCGGGCTGGGCAGCTCGATCCTGCAGATCCCGGCCCGCAGCCCGGCGATGACCGCGATGACCGCGGCGACCCTGGACACCCTCTCCGGCGGCCGGTTCCGGCTGGGGCTCGGGGTGTCGGGCCCGCAGGTCTCCGAAGGCTGGCACGGCGTCCGGTTCTCCCAGCCGCTGGCCCGCACCCGGGAGTACGTCGACATCGTCAACCTGGCGCTGACCCGCAACCGGGTGCGCTACGAGGGCCAGCACTACACGTTGCCGCTGCCCGACGGCCCCGGCAAGGCGTTGCAACTCACCGTCCACCCGGTCCGCGAGCACATCCCCATCTACCTGGCCTCGGTCGGTCCCAAGAACCTCGAGCTGACCGGCGAGATCGCCGACGGCTGGCTGGCGATCTTCCTGTCCACCGACTACGTCGGCGAGCAGCTCGCGCTGATCTCAGCCGGGCGCGCCAAAGCCGGCAAGGACCTCGCCGGCTTCGACGTGGTGGCCAGCGTGCCGCTGTTGATCGGGGAGGACATCCGCGCGCTGGCGGAGCCGGTTCGGGGCTACGCCGCCCTCTACATCGGCGGCATGGGCAGCAAGGACGTCAACTTCTACAACCAGCTCGCCGTGCGGATGGGCTACCAGGCCGAGGCCGCTGAGATCCAGAGCCGGTTCCTGGCCCGGGAGTACGAGGCCGCCGCGGCCGCGGTGCCCTTCGAGTTCATCGACTCCACCTCGCTGCTGGGACCACCGACCAGGATCGCCGAGCGGATGGCCGAGTTCGCCGCCGCCGGCGTCACCACGCTCAACGTGATGCCCTACGGCGGCTCTCTGGAGGAGCGGCTGACGAGCCTGCGGACCGCCGCCGAGGCGCTGCGCGAGTCAGGGGCCGCGACGTGA